From one Anopheles bellator chromosome 1, idAnoBellAS_SP24_06.2, whole genome shotgun sequence genomic stretch:
- the LOC131215424 gene encoding lipase 1-like, translating into MSVSFPVLVLALYFVGCSSDPIFNREDAFLTTPQITRKYGYSTEVHHIVTADGYIVEMHRICASPKFGPALSSQPPVLFMHGLMGSSADWIFIGPQDALPYLLSDRGYDVWLGNARGNRYSRNHTDLSPEAREFWNFSFHEIALYDLPAMVDHVLQRTGHLKLHYVGHSQGSAIFFVLNSVRPEYNRKFQLMQALAPAVFMGHLSNPMLRFLSQYEALASYLLASVGIFEMKPFPREVTQLAHDLCPDFMRVSLCLEVIHAITGSKYHYLGVDGFPMIFHHLPAGSSTKQWAHFGQEVVSGHFRPFDYGPTENRRQYGSEAPPDYNLANVSVPVVIYYGLADELVHPADVNLLAEKLPNLVALNQQANVTFNHMDFLVAGNVKDVLYDNIIRNVEQRQHQQ; encoded by the exons ATGTCTGTGAGCTTTCCGGTTTTGGTTCTTGCTCTGTACTTTGTCGGTTGCAGCTCGGACCCCATATTCAACCGAGAAGATGCGTTCCTAACAACG CCACAAATCACTCGCAAGTACGGGTACAGTACCGAAGTCCACCACATCGTAACGGCGGACGGTTACATCGTGGAAATGCATCGCATTTGCGCGTCTCCCAAGTTTGGTCCTGCCCTTTCCTCCCAGCCGCCCGTGCTGTTCATGCACGGCCTGATGGGTTCGTCGGCCGACTGGATCTTCATCGGGCCACAGGATGCTCTCCCGTACCTGCTCTCCGATCGTGGCTACGACGTTTGGCTAGGGAACGCACGTGGAAATCGCTACAGTCGCAACCACACCGACCTGTCGCCGGAAGCCCGCGAGTTCTGGAACTTTTCCTTCCACGAGATCGCCCTGTATGATCTGCCTGCGATGGTTGACCACGTGTTGCAGCGAACGGGCCATTTGAAACTGCACTACGTAGGACACTCGCAGGGCTCcgccattttcttcgtcctcAACTCGGTGCGCCCGGAGTACAATCGCAAGTTTCAGCTAATGCAGGCACTGGCCCCGGCCGTGTTTATGGGCCATCTGAGTAACCCGATGCTGCGGTTCCTGTCCCAGTATGAAGCGTTGGCATCG TATCTGCTCGCCTCCGTGGGCATCTTCGAGATGAAACCATTCCCGAGGGAAGTGACCCAACTGGCCCACGACCTGTGCCCGGACTTTATGCGTGTTTCGCTGTGCCTGGAGGTAATACACGCGATAACGGGCAGCAAGTACCATTACTTGGGTGTCGACGGCTTTCCGATGATTTTCCACCACCTGCCGGCCGGTTCGTCCACGAAACAGTGGGCCCACTTTGGCCAGGAGGTGGTGtcgggccacttccggccctTCGACTACGGGCCCACGGAAAACCGCCGCCAGTATGGGAGCGAAGCACCGCCCGACTACAACCTTGCCAACGTTTCGGTCCCGGTCGTCATTTACTATGGCCTTGCCGATGAACTGGTGCACCCGGCCGACGTAAACTTGCTGGCGGAAAAGCTACCGAACCTCGTGGCCCTCAACCAGCAAGCGAACGTTACGTTTAACCATATGGATTTCCTGGTTGCCGGGAACGTCAAGGACGTGCTGTACGATAACATTATCAGGAATGTGGAACAACGCCAACACCAGCAGTGA